The Dendropsophus ebraccatus isolate aDenEbr1 chromosome 2, aDenEbr1.pat, whole genome shotgun sequence DNA segment accccctgctatatacctcctcccgttatatcaccccctgctatatacctcctcccgttatatcaccccctgctatatacctcctcctgtgacatcaccccctgctatatacctcctcctgtgacatcaccccctgctatatacctcctcccgtgacatcaccccctgctatatacctcctcctgtgacatcaccccctgctatatacctcctcccgtgatatcaccccctgctatatacctcctcctgtgatatcaccccagctatatacctcctcccgtgatatcaccccctgctatataccccctcctttgatatcaccccctgctatatacctcctcctgtgatatcaccccctgctatatacctcctcctgtgatatcaccccctgctatataccccctcctttgatatcaccccctgctatataccccctcctttgatatcaccccctgctatatacctcctcctgtgatatcaccccctgctatatacctcctcctgtgatatcaccccctactatatacctcctcctgtgatatcacccccgcacttctacagaacaccagtaactgtctgccgtctttaacgctatgtcctccctattcctaaaactcaaccttACTAAAATTCTTGCTAATCTCCCTGTCCAGctgctatacagatgcctcccccctgtgccagtcactatacagatgcctcccccctgtgccaatcactatacagatgcctcccccctgtgccagtcactatacagatgcctcccccctgtccagtcactatacagatgcctcccccctgtgccaatcactatacagatgcctcccccctgtgccagtcactatacagatgcctcccccctgtccagtcactatactgatgcctcccccctgtgccagtcactatactgatgcctcccccctgtgccaatcactacattggctccctgttaaacacaggatacaatataaagtcctcctgctcacccacaaggctctccacagtgctgcacctccctatatctcctccctcatctctgtctaccctcctacccgtgccctacgctcctctaacgacttacgagtaacatccaccttgatccgcacctctcactcccgtctccaggacgtcacccgagctgcaccagttctatggaatccattacccaagactgtcagacacctccaatacacaaagcttcaaacctgccctcaaaactcatctgttcaagcaggcttagcAGGTTCCCTagtttgactgctaccctcaaccccccttccccccccccccccacacacacacagacacctccacacacacacacacacacacacacacacacctccacacacacacacacacacacacacacatacacatacacacatacatgcaaacacagacacatatatacacacacgctaAGCATTTAAGCACTTGTACACATATgcattggttggtgacaggttcaccccccttacctgcactgccttatttataatgatggccggaccataagaacaatgatgcactttgcccctctgccattctgtctcgcaccccctcctgatagtgtgtaagctgatgcatgcgagcagggaccacactcctcatgtatggataattatatgtagatctctgtaatgtcttatttttgtctatgtatgtacctccagaattgtaaagtgctgtggaatctgttggcgctatataaataaaaataatattattattctcagtatgatggaagtcacccagctttcccagcatcttacactcagtatgatggaggtcacccagctttcccagcatcttatactcagtatgatggaggtcacccagctttcccagcatcttatactcagtatgatggtggtcacccagctctcccaccaTCTTatgctcagtatgatggaggtcacccagctttccagcatcctgtagtcagtatgatggaggtcacccagctttcccagcatcttatactcagtgactggtagccttggggagctggactgtagatctatactgtgtagctgaaaaccatatcagcaTAATTGtcctaattggttccctttaaagcagcactccagcccttaattattattaccctccccataTCAGTGCAAGGATGGTAGATGGCACCCTGGATCTGTACTTCTTCCGGTGGTACTGTCCCGACAGTTTGGATAACATTTCCAGCCCATTATTTGTCCCAGGGGATCCCTACTGCTCTGTGTTCAGGGGGCAGAAGTCTCTTtgtcaatataagtctatgggatggttctGTTTCAGTGCTGAGCCGtcacatatacttatacaggaaagtgacttctgaccccttcacagggagcagtaggaattccctgttgacaaatgactggaagggacGACTATGTTATGCGGACTGTCAGAgcattgccgctggaggaagtacAGGTGGCCCGGGTGGCCATCTACCTTTCCTGTACTGATGTGGGGAGGgaaataataggtaagggccacagtggtccttgaaggatgagccgctagcctgctactcatggaccagtgctgtgtactttaCCCCTAGGCTCAAATTTACCTGCCAGCCCCTGCTTTGGGGTACATGACTAGAGCATCTCATCACATGAGGGTACTTGAATTGAAATTGGTCTAAAAGATGGGAAGGAGGTCGGTGCAAAACCTTAGCAATGCTTTGGGGACTGAAGGGTGGGAACCATGaatgatttcctctggtgggccccagatactccaGGCCGACACTGAGCCTGCATCCCCATCCTGCTCCCCTTACAACTCCTTTTGGCAGTCTAAATCCCCAGTGCATTGAATATCTGCTCACAACCCTCAACATAACAGTGCATGCTGTTGCAGTATTGTCACCGTGAGTATCAAGTCCCTGAATAACAGTCTGGCCCATTTACAATCCTTAAAAACGCTGGAGATTCTTGCATTTCCTTCTTACTCCCTCcattactcctcctagcagtatGAATCTCCGGCCTGCTCTCCCCTATTGTTCCTCCTTACAATCTTTATCCCTACCCTAATCCCACTCATCTTCCCTACAGTCTGCATCCCCATCATGCTCCCACCGCAATTTCACACATCTCAGTCCTCACACAGCTCATTCTATTGGGAAGTTTAATCCCTCACTAGGAATATtatacaggggcatagctagaaaTTGCTTTGGCCCATAGCAGacctttgattgggccccccttcctgactgaccaTTAAGCTGTCAAGTGTAGTAGTAACTTTATAACggcatggctgctacagtggtagtaacGTCCTGATATTATATACTGCGCCCTTCAGGTTCTGTTCACACTTGTTCCTGTCTCCCCGCCCACAGGCCCACATAcatatctttattatgttcccgcaccccccttactgcagcagatttttttttgggccagacttctcctttacgtTTTCCTTGGAGAACCTACTTAGATGTGTTCTTGTTTTTGTCTGGCAGGAAGGAACATTGCCCCGGAGGGTAAGGCCAGTCAGATCTCTGTGTACCATGGCAGTGGGATGGCGATCAATGCCATCGATGGGAATCGTGAAGGAGTGTACCGCATGAAATCCTGTATCTTAACCAAAAGTGATTTTTCTCCCTGGTGGAGACTGGATCTTCATGAGCCCAGAAGGATCGGAGCTGTGGTTGTAGTGAACAGGAAAGACTGCTGCTGGGATCGCCTGAAGGGGGCTCAAGTCCGTGTTGGAAACGCTACCAAAAATGAGAATCCAGTGTGAGTAAAGAAAGAAAGATATGGTACATGGCAGGCACATCACCTGATCCCatatgtagtgtaagtgtatatgtaactgctggatgatggaggagacatgtagtgtaagtgtatatgtaactgctggatgatggaggagacatgtactgtaagtgtatatatgactgctggatgatggaggagacgtatAGTGTAAGTGTAAatgtgactgctggatgatggaggagacatgtagtgtaagtgtatatgtaactgctggatgatggaggagacatgtagtgtaagtgcatatgtaactgctggatgatggaggagacatgtagtgtaagtgtatacatgactgctggatgatggaggagacgtgtagtgtaagtgtaaatgtgactgctggatgatggaggagacatgtagtgtaagtgtatatgtgactgctgggtgatggaggagacatgtactgtaagtgtatatatgactgctggatgatggaggagacgtatAGTGTAAGTGTAAatgtgactgctggatgatggaggagacatgtagtgtaagtgtatatgtaactgctgaatgatggaggagacgtgtagtgtaaatgtatatgtaactgctggatgatggaggagacgtgtagtgtaagtgtatacgtgactgctggatgatggaggagacgtgtagtgtaagtgtatatgtaactgctggatgatggaggagacgtgtagtgtaagtgtatatgcaactgctggatgatggaggagacatgtagtgtaagtgtatatgtaactgctggatgatggaggagacgtgtagtgtaagtgtatatgtaactgctggatgatggaggagacgtgtagtgtaagtgtatatgtgactgctggatgatggaggagacatgtagtgtaagtgtatatgtgactgctggatgatggaggagacatgtagtgtaagtgtatatgtgactgctggatgatggaggagacatgtagtgtaagtgtatatgtaactgctggatgatggaggagacatgtagtgtaagtgtaaatgtaactgctggatgatggaggagacatgtagtgtaagtgtatatgtgactgctggatgatggaggagacatgtagtgtaagtgtatatgtaactgctggatgatggaggagacatgtagtgtaagtgtatacatgactgctggatgatggaggagacgtgtagtgtaagtgtatatgtgactgctggatgatggaggagacgtgtagtgtaagtgtatatgtgactgctggatgatggaggagacgtgtagtgtaagtgtatatgtgactgctggatgatggaggagacgtgtagtgtaagtgtatacatgactgctggatgatggaggagacgtgtagtgtaagtgtatatgtgactgctggatgatggaggagacgtgtagtgtaagtgtatatgtgactgctggatgatggaggagacatgtagtgtaagtgtatatgtaactgctggatgatggaggagacatgtagtgtaagtgtatacgtgactgctggatgatggaggagacgtgtagtgtaagtgtatatgtaactgctggatgatggaggagacgtgtagtgtaagtgtatatgtgactgctggatgatggaggagacgtgtagtgtaagcGTATAcatgactgctggatgatggaggagacgtgtagtgtaagtgtatatgtaactgctggatgatggaggagacgtgtagtgtaagtgtatatgtgactgctggatgatggaggagacgtgtagtgtaagcGTATAcatgactgctggatgatggaggagacgtgtagtgtaagtgtatacgtgactgctggatgatggaggagacatgtagtgtaagtgtatacgtgactgctggatgatggaggagacatgtagtgtaagtgtatatgtaactgctggatgatggaggagacatgtagtgtaagtgtatatgtgactgctggatgatggaggagacgtgtagtgtaagtgtatacatgactgctggatgatggaggagacgtgtagtgtaagtgtatatgtaactgctggatgatggaggagacgtgtagtgtaagtgtatatgtaactgctggatgatggaggagacgtgtagtgtaagtgtatatgtgactgctggatgatggaggagacatgtagtgtaagtgtatatgtaactgctggatgatggaggagacatgtagtgtaagtgtatatgtgactgctggatgatggaggagacatgtagtgtaagtgtatatgtaactgctggatgatggaggagacatgtagtgtaagtgtatatgtgactgctggatgatggaggagacgtgtagtgtaagtgtatatgtaactgctggatgatggaggagacgtgtagtgtaagtgtatatgtgactgctggatgatggaggagacatgtagtgtaagtgtatatatgactgctggatgatggaggagacgtgtagtgtaagtgtatatgtaactgctggatgatggaggagacatgtagtgtaagtgtatatgtaactgctggatgatggaggagacgtgtagtgtaagtgtatgcatgactgctggatgatggaggagacgtgtagtgtaagtgcatatgtaactgctggatgatggaggagacgtgtagtgtaagtgtatacatgactgctggatgatggaggagacatgtagtgtaagtgtatatgtaactgctggatgatggaggagacatgtagtgtaagtgtatatgtgactgctggatgatgatggagacatgtagtgtaagtgtatatgtaactgctggatgatggaggagacgtgtagtgtaagtgtatatgtaactgctggatgatggaggagacgtgtagtgtaagtgtatatgtaactgctggatgatggaggagacgtatagtgtaagtgtatacgtgactgctggatgatggaggagacatgtagtgtaagtgtatatgtaactgctggatgatggaggagacgtgtagtgtaagtgtatattttactgctggatgatggaggagacgtgtagtgtaagtgtatatgtgactgctggatgatggaggagacgtatAGTGTAAGTCtatatgtaactgctggatgatggaggagatgtgtagtgtaagtgtatatgtgactgctggatgatggaggagacgtatAGTGTAAGTCtatatgtaactgctggatgatgatggagacatgtagtgtaagtgtaagtgtatatgtaactgctggatgatggaggagacgtgtagtgtaagtgtatatgcaactgctggatgatggaggagacatgtagtgtaagtgtatgcatgactgctggatgatggaggagacgtgtagtgtaagtgtatatgtaactgttggatgatggaggagacatgtagtgtaagtgtatgcatgactgctggatgatggaggagacgtgtagtgtaagtgtatgcatgactgctggatgatggaggagacgtatagtgtaagtgtatatgcaactgctggatgatggaggagacatgtagtgtaagtgtatatgtgactgctggatgatggaggagacatgtagtgtaagtgtatatgtaactgctggatgatggaggagacgtgtagtgtaagtgtatatgtaactgttggatgatggaggagacatgtagtgtaagtgtatatgtaactgctggatgatggaggagacgtgtagtgtaagtgtatatgtaactgctggatgatggaggagacgtgtagtgtaagtgtatacatgactgctggatgatggaggagacgtgtagtgtaagtgtatacatgactgctggatgatggaggagacgtgtagtgtaagtgtatacatgactgctggatgatggaggagacatgtagtgtaagtgtatacatgactgctggatgatggaggagacgtgtagtgtaagtgtatatgtgactgctggatgatgatggagacgtgtagtgtaagtgtatacatgactgctggatgatggaggagacgtgtagtgtaagtgtatatgtaactgctggatgatggaggagacgtgtagtgtaagtgtatatgtgactgctggatgatgatggagacatgtagtgtaagtgtatatgtaactgctggatgatggaggagacgtgtagtgtaagtgtatatgtgactgctggatgatggaggagacgtgtagtgtaagtgtaagtgtatatgtaactgctggatgatggaggagacatgtagtgtaagtgtatatgtaactgctggatgatggaggagacgtgtagtgtaagtgtatatgtgactgctggatgatggaggagacgtgtagtgtaagtgtatatgtaactgctggatgatggaggagacatgtaatgtaagtgtatatgtgactgctggatgatggaggagacatgtagtgtaagtgtatatgtgactgctggatgatggaggagacatgtagtgtaagtgtatatgtaactgctggatgatggaggagacgtgtagtgtaagtgtatatgtgactgctggatgatgatggagacatgtagtgtaagtgtatatgtaactgctggatgatggaggagacatgtagtgtaagtgtatatgtgactgctggatgatggaggagacgtgtagtgtaagtgtatatgtgactgctggatgatggaggagacgtgtagtgtaagtgtatacatgactgctggatgatggaggagacgtgtagtgtaagtgtatatgtaactgttggatgatggaggagacatgtagtgtaagtgtatatgtaactgctggatgatggaggagacgtgtagtgtaagtgtatacatGACTGGTGTGTAACCTGTGTAGCCCCGCCACCAGTGCTCCTAATGTCTTATGCTACGttttcacggagcgataattcgcccaatcgatcgtttaatgattttgaagcaacaatttggtttttagaacaatcagcgtttagacgaataaatcgttagaaaaatcataagcgatctgcgaatttttagcgaaccatggaacgacgatttgtgaacatgttgaaagatcaaaatgaatgatttcacgctcgttgcttgattgtttgctgtgtttacacggaacgattattgctcaaatgcgatcgttatagcgaaaattcaaacgataatcgttccgtgtaaacgcagcattactgtgcaggatgaaggtaacagacataactaatgctgcgtttacacggaacgattattgtatgaattttcgctataacgatcgcttttgagcaataatcgttccgtgtaaacacagcaaacaatcaagcaacgagcgtgaaatcgttcattttgctctttcaacatgttcaaaaatcgtcgttcatcgtccgctaaaaattcgcagatcgcttcgtgtaaacagtctttcaaagattcaccctatgtaaaagatgggcttaagtgatcttaaaaccgatcacaataatttttttttacgaattttcttacgatttttctaacaatttattcgtctaaacactgatcataataaaaaacaaaacgttgcttcaaaatcgttaaacgatcgattggatgAATTATCGCTTTGTTTTAACGCAGCATAACcctaaccttcatcctcagctctctgtgcccactagggagcttaCCTGATTATAGTTCCCCTTCAAAGACGAAAATAAAGCTGTTTTAACCACCTGATTAAagtgtccttaaagtgactgtaccaccatgcccaggctgaagcactggaggcggccgacccacccttagtgggaggtaacccccgcccctctatgatagggttccattgattctaatgcagtcacgtcatagaggggcggggggttcttcccactaagggtgggtcggccgcctccagtgcttcagcctgggcctggtgctaCAGTCACTTCAATGCTGGAAAAAATCATAACAAAAGAAAATGATTGAAACCTTGAGTCTGATTTCTtttttaaggctgcattcccacgttccgtgttccgtgagaaatgcctgtaacggagtctcccccgcccggaaaGCATCTGATAAGGTACTGAGAGCGAGGGAGAACTGTACTGATATGCACCGCGcccggctgattcattacagcgtcgCACATATCAATAGAGTTCTTCCCCGCTCTCAGTACCTTATCAGATGCTGTTTGGGGCGGGGAGACTCCGTTACAAGCATTCCTcacagaacacggaacgtgggaatgcagcctaagtctcTTAGTAGCCCGTGTAGCAATGCTAGTGTGAGGGTGGCgtgactgggggatggggagGTGGGTGATGTGATTGGGAGGTGTGAGGGGGAAAATCAGATGGGGTCACACTCGGGGCCAGTGCTGACCGATGTCTTTGTTTTCAGGTGCGGCACCATCACGGAGGCGGAGCCGGGACTGGTCAGCAGGTTGTGTTGTGCAGGAATGGTGGGACGCTACATCAGCATCGTCATCCCTGACCGCGAGGAGATCCTTAACCTGTGTGAAGTGGAGATCTACCCAGAGGGCACCGAGAAGCCATGTGTGTAACCAGAGGCTGGAGAGACCCCCAGCTAGAAAATCTGAGGAAAGAAAATGCAATCTGTAATCAGAATAAATGATTCTATATGAACTGCTGCAATTCTCATATCTATGTACAGTCTGCAGCGGAGACAGCAATGACCACAGAacactatatgcactatatacagatataggccatgttcatacagcgtatgagaccggccgttccgtgacccagccgggtcacggaacggccggtctctgaaaagatcctcccggatgatctttcgggccacagtgttctgatgcgggcgcatccatgcgtgccAGCATCGGAAATTTagactgcacgctatggagcgagcgtccggaTGTTGTGCAGCATGATGATAGGTAGCCGGTCTCCATTCCGCAGCTACCATCACTACTATTGTCGACACTATAACGGAAGTGACCTGCAGAGCAAACAGCATAGGGCTAAATCCACGCAAACCCATATAGTCCGATCCAAGTGGTATAACCCAGTATTGCAACCACTTGGAACATACACAGTGGTATTATAGCTACCCAATACAATTATAtaacaaaatagctctcacaccttccttcccagaattctcagtggagcagcaatggtctgtaagtctccacacgtctttatgacgggcGACCTAAAGCAAATATTAAGAAAATTAAACATCAAGGGAGAATCATGCCTTGaccctagggctgggcggtataccgcaaaaataccgataccgtcactggcgtcgcttaaccgacctcaactctgccaggacggtatctgcggtatttccccccccccacccggcggccgcatgctctggtgcagggagagagaggggtcccgcGTGGAGAGGTGGGGGCTGGACAGCTGATGCTCCGATTCACCTCCCGAGCCAGGACgcacatatactgctgcagggcaagggatcctgctgcggggggctgaagaggaaggctggagatgtgacagcCGGCACTCAGACGGCAGCGTCCCCTCCAGCAGGCCCgtgtctgccatgaggcgaggtgaagtcttcgcctcaggcggcagataacacagcccttgagggggcggcatcagcgtcctgtgtccttatcattacaactagttacggctcagtgcccagccatgTTTCCTCTccgttgcctcatgagaagcgctgaggagactggaagcctcgtattcacaggtattcacatcacataagacatagatatactgtctcctgctgttaaccctttcaacaatgcagagttattatactctgcatcacttacacactgtagaaaagaaaaagttaacagcagcggggacgctatattatgtcttctctgcacggccgacctccgagctgacctcagcacagtgcaagagcaggagaagaggcataaaagtcatgttctgctctgctgttaatgcgatgccctggcccctgggggccacttccgcagtgctggtgttatgagcgggcaatgaccggggcagctgcaggggttatacttgtcacggtataggcctgagggcagcacagctgtagggccggtctgtggaatctgcgggtgatgatgggcatgcgattcttcgctgcacctagtcagggcaccagttagtggacaccaatgccagggttcagtaacagcggttttattatagatgaggtaactagtagcaacagttctgtccggatgcaaccggggatatatcaggctttgacaaataaagcaggagtggtgctgcataggctgtgagaatacgtgccggatgatgggagtaggagtatgagaggaatagcgttgctgggtggattagcttgagaataatacttgctgtgaatccttgcagcgatgaggagagataacggaatgacacccagatgagagagaagactccggacacttgagcaggcagatacagccgaagacttgaatatagcagagcacctgatccacacttctagtggtgaagtgggagctgcagagaagaagcccaactcctctgaggcaggagagggacgacacacaacctccttgcttggaagcagggggaagactaacttgtcagcaggaagtgggaggtcacatggttgctcctggccagagctagtcggccattggaggaaccatggttacaggtcacgtgatcaacagccttgcataccactgtacaatgtaataatacacaggaatacatgagaatacacatgagaatgcacattaccagagaatactaggggaaaaccagcagcagttgcagtgcaaacacttaccagaacaggcattgacacagcaagagaaatggccacaataggagtagtagtctgcatgttctgggacactgcattaactctttctgtattgcagaatgtaagtgatgcacagtaatactctacattctgcagtactgaaagagttaacagagcagcccgttttatggctcttctctggctcctgaggtcagaggtcagcagttgcagattgttgtttgttttgaagctcccagggggcccatagtggctcaaacagttaaaaaatctggtcaccgcacacttatctatagtgctgtcccatacacactg contains these protein-coding regions:
- the LOC138784243 gene encoding fucolectin-1-like isoform X2; this encodes MEHGRNIAPEGKASQISVYHGSGMAINAIDGNREGVYRMKSCILTKSDFSPWWRLDLHEPRRIGAVVVVNRKDCCWDRLKGAQVRVGNATKNENPVCGTITEAEPGLVSRLCCAGMVGRYISIVIPDREEILNLCEVEIYPEGTEKPCV
- the LOC138784243 gene encoding fucolectin-1-like isoform X1, with protein sequence MMGLFFVSLLLLGLLRSALVDSYCVEKGRNIAPEGKASQISVYHGSGMAINAIDGNREGVYRMKSCILTKSDFSPWWRLDLHEPRRIGAVVVVNRKDCCWDRLKGAQVRVGNATKNENPVCGTITEAEPGLVSRLCCAGMVGRYISIVIPDREEILNLCEVEIYPEGTEKPCV